The Toxoplasma gondii ME49 chromosome XI, whole genome shotgun sequence region CcagtgtgtgcatgcacacaccgACAGCGGGTAGGGTGTGAGTGGAAATACCAAAGTTGGGGACTCGCAAGGTGGACTGAGATGAAGCCACTGTTCCACAAACAGAATGTGCATGCGTACATCAAGACCCCAAAAGTCTGCGATATGCACCGACACAAAGCGTGTACGGCGGTGAAGAGAAGCGTTACGAAtgggagacgaaaaaaagcaaGACAGGGAAGCGGCCGACGGGATATAAGTCGGTAAAGAAAGCTACATCCGCAGAACCAAGAAGGCCCAGAAGAGCAGGTAGAAAAAGACTGgtgcagacggagaaggacgaaaagaGTGCGAGATCCGAGACACTCACCGAGACTGTCTGAATACGAAGTTCAATCTTTGGCTCCAGAGGATGGGGTTGTCGCAAGCCGACGAATTTCACTCGAGGGTCGTTGAGGAGATCACTGGAGGGAGAAGCACCAACATACAAAGATGGCCTAGATATTTCGTAGACTGACGGCAGGACGGAGACTTCTAAAATGAATATCATGATACTTGTCCAGCTCGTATACAGACGACGGTTTCTTTTGTCCTCTCATTTgccgtgtttctctctcaaGAAGAAGCCTCGCCCCTGAAATACGTTTCCTGTCGTGCTCCCAATCAGAAATATCCATCGAATGAACTTCCTTTGACGCGTGGTTCTGAAACCTGGAAGGAACCCAATGGACTGGACGCAAGGGAGCTCTGGCCATACGAATAAAACTCATATTGCGGATCATCGAGCAACGCACTCGAATCTCGACAACCATTCATAGATTTTAAAACATGACAGCAAGAGTTCGCGGATCTTGTCTGAATGGGCTCTTTTAAGACAGAATGGCGGTCGGTGCGGCCGCAATGCGCAAGAAATGGGCACAGCGAGAGGCCGACCGAGAGTCACAGACCAGCCTTCCTTCGAATATAAAAGCCGGATCGCCCCTCGCGTCTGCGGGGACCAGATACCACTTGCCCGGCGTTCCAGCGCGACTCACTTGCGGATGATGTAGCCAATTGTGTAGTCCTCCAGATGGAAGACGAACGTcccgcagagaggaaaccgagtATCGGGAACCCACTCGACTCTgcgagacaggaagacacggaggagcccaagaaagacaaagaagagaaacacatgCGACGCTTTAATCTGGCTGTTCGTCAAGAGATAAACTTGTACACCAAAGTCTGTACGCTGCGCGCCGGACCGTGTACACGAAAAGCGACGTCGCCAACCTTCGCTTCGCAGACGGCCTCCAAATTCAAGAGactcgcttcctctttttgacagcgaaacgcggagaaaCCGTGTCACGAAAACGGAGGTAGCTTGAACTGTTGACTGGAAGGCTTTTCCCGTATGAAGCTTTAAACACTGGATGAAAATGCGAAATGAACAAAGAAGGTGCTATGTCCCATATACGGCGTTAAAGACTTAATGAGAGTACGAAATGAGCAAAGAACACTAGatagagagacgcagacagccAAGGCGGCATCGAGAGACTGAGGCGCTTGGGCCGAACTCGGACGTGGGCAAAACAAGAGCTCGACTAGAAGGCGGCGATTCAGTGAGATAGAACGAGGAACGCAAGAGAGTGCAAGAAATGGCAGGACGATCAGAGgaggggagggagaagagctATGGATacggaaacaggaaactcACTTGTGGACTCCAGGGGCGAGCTCGGTGACATCCGCCGCATCGAGGCGGTTCACCATAGTCGACTGTTTCACCATTTCGTTGAACAGTTAAAAAAACCGGATGAAGTGAAGCATCAGATGAAACTCTCAGCGTCCAAGCGCGAGATAGGCGGACAGCCAGGGGTGCGAATAGAGACGGGGGAGACAAGGCAGCTTCAGAAGGCAAATGCGGCACacgagaagcaagaagacaAAGTAAAGAACGGCGAAGCAGGCGAGAGTAGACTGATACTTTCCGAATCGAACGGACAGacgaaaagacgagaagttGAACtctgaaaaggagaaagagcgaggaaagccccgagagaagcgccaggagaaaagacagaaacgagaagacgagggagaaagagaaggtgacacggagagacggggaagtcaggcagagcagagaagagtgagCAGGCGAAGCGGTGAGGGTATCATTGACAAGTGTGAGGACaaaacgaaaaggagaggcaaCGTGAAAAGAACCACGGCACTTGCCAGAGGGCGGGCAACAGTCGGTCAAGTCTTGGTTTCTCGAGGGTAGACACAGCAGGTACTTTGAGTGAGCCGGGCACACGGTTCTTCCACTCATCCAAAAGCTGAGTGAGTTCTGGGAACGTTGGAAAGGAGTCCTGGCGAAAGAccacgaaggagaagaaaatccagaaaaaacaagcaCAGACTGCAGGAACGCCGTTCACTGCCGCGAGGGTAAAACCAGGGGTGTTATTCGAGACTATGCGAAGGCGAGTGAGACGAACCGGCACAGCAGACTCTGCTAAAAGAGAAGCTACACACGCGAAAGACAACGGCAGATTTCATCAGCTGTGGAGCACCGAAACGAAACACACGGGACAAGGCAGTGAGAATGATACTGCCAAGGATCGACACGCAGCAGAACGGAGTTTGACGGATATGCAAAAGGATAATCGAAGGGAAGAGGTACGAACGGGAGATCCTACTTCACAGGCCTTCTCAAACAGGGGGTTCCTTAGGCGTCACAGAGCTCGCAACATTGCCGTTGAACTCCGAGAAAATCATCGCGGGACGGAACGAGAGATGACTTTAAGACCGATGGCTAACGCGAGAAGGATCCCTGCACACGACAGATAAAACGAACTGTTAGCGGCgggaagacagagggaatATCGCTAAGGGAAGTCGTTCCGAAGAGTGAAACGTGATGTCGAAAAGGTTCGCGCCGCTTTTTCGGACGGGGAAAGGCACTGCAGGCGGGAAATGAAGCTTCCCCTGAGCATCCGCTGGGTAAATGCtgcggaaagagaaagacctCAGAAGTAACTGAGACTTGCAAGATTTGCCAGCGGAATCGGAAGTATTACAAGCGGAAGTCTGCGACCCGTACATACGGCTCAGCAGAAGCGTCTCACCGTACATGCAACTCTTTGACACGTCCAGCGTTTTCAGATTTTCACAGTTTCTTCGCGCAGCAGCTTTCTCAGACCTGCAGACGCGAACCTCTCCACAGGTGGCGCTATTTCGCTGTAATTTACAAGACGAGAACGGGTCGCTTTCTCCGGGCACAACGCGACGGTATTTCGTGCTTTTCGGCCTGCGGCGTTACGGCACCTTTTTTTTGCGCTGGAGCACCCCCCTCTCACACGCTTTTCTGTTGAAACTTGCGCAGGCGACAGCGGAGTAGGTCGTGAGTAGGTCGTACCCTCTCGCAGAGCGAGGCTTCCGCGCTTGCCAGgacgaggagcgagagacgaagcgggaGCTGTTGCGTCAGTTTGCATTTCCCTGCAGGAAAGCGACATAACGTTCCGATTTTGCCGAGTCTTTTTCTCAAGAAACGAGTCGGCGCCGAGACGGCACCCCGTTTTTGGGTGGCGCTGCTGGGGCGTGACTCTTGGAACACCACCGCGTGAATCTCCTCACGTTTTCAGCCGTTTGTCTGGACCTGCACACTTCCTTTGCCTTCACAAAACGAGGCCCTTTTTTCGCTCCTCCTCGCATACGAGCACACAAGTATGCATATGTAGCAACCTGTGGTCTGTGGTTTATGTGGCGGTACATCCGCTGCACTCCGTGGCTACTCCCCACCGTGGACgcactgcagagagaaaaccgtTTTCGGTGTTTTTCGTCCCCTCTTTTGATTCTGGCGAagtctttctgctttctcaaACACATCGCGTTCCGCTCGCTTGCGCCTTGCGTCTGCTCTGCGACCCTTCCCGGTTTGCCCGGCGACTCGAAGTTAAGCTGGTGCATGCTGTTCGGGATCTAAACAACTGCAGAAATTTGCTgtcgcgtgtctctgtttctctgctcgaAAAACGTCCTGCTTTCTTGTGATCGTGGTCCAGTACCGAGTTTGGTACTTACATCGCATCTTCTGAAAACTTTCCTCCAGACGCCAGTACCGCCAGTACTACATCCGCTCGTCGGCCCCACGAGGCGTGACTGGCTCTCTACTCGGTTTTCGTGGATAAATCCATCTGAAACAGACGCAAAAAACATCCGTCTGCGAGGCCCTCTCCAGAACAGGCAAACGAGGCTTTCGTCTTGCACTtgcgtcttcgcttttcGACCCTTGGAAACGTCAACTCGTGAAACGGGGCTGATCGCCAGCATTCACGACTTGTATCTGCCTGTAACGAGAACTGGCCTGCCTCTCACAGACACCCACTGAGAGCGACAAAATGGGGAAACTTGTGGTAAGTCTCTGAGCGACTCATGTAGGAGAAGGCCTCCAGTGGATGCAACggacttctttttcctccgtcCCTCTCGCTCAACCGCGTTCTCGGTCTGGATAACCTCCCGAGGTCCAGCTGCACCTTtctgctttgtttttctctccgtgttGCGAGGAAAGTACGGGACTTCAAGCTCCGCACTCAAAGTCGCAAAACTGTTGAAAAACTCAGCCTTGTCAGATGGACTCGTATCAGACTTCTGCTCCAGGGTCACCTGAGTTGCCACCGAAATGTCTTGGCGCCTTCActtatctctctctatatgtCTACCaacttctctgtgtgtctgtctatATCAGTTTCTTGCATGTGTTTTCAGCTCACTATCCATGTCTGTCTAGCCGAATACTCCAACCGTAAACCCCCAGTGGGTACAGTTGAATGTGGTAATGTACATACTTCCGGGAAATGTGATCTGCGTAGATGAGACTGTCGATCTCGGTGTTGGCTGTCTCATGCGCTTCCAGGTCCCTTCGGATATTTCTTTGttggaggagaaacagactgTGGGTCGGCGTCGGCTGTCCGTGCTGGAGCGTCTGGGGCTGATGACTATGCCACCTATGATTCACTGGAACTACACAAAAAATGACAAGCATGACATGCGCCAAGTTCTGCAACGGCAGTACGATCTGAGCTGTTCAGACCCCGCAACGGATATCGTCGTGAGGCGTCAGGAAAGTATTCGCAAGCGTGTAAGCCACCCTAAACTTTAGATGCACAGATAGAGGCTGTATGGGCAATTATCCACGTTAGAATCTATCTCTGAATTACGTGACGCGAACCTATATCATGAACTGGATTTCGATTCAGAGCACATTGACAAGGACACGGTGTGCCTGGGGGCGAGGATTCGCGCGAGGTATTTTCGCATCCACTCAGAAGTTCGGGTGCAAGTGCATGTTTGTTTCCAAACGCTTACCAAACTAGACACAAGCTCTTCAGAGAGTGGATGCgaacgtatatatatatatatatatatatatatatatatatatatgtgtgtgtgtctgcatgcgtacacGCATCCGGGTAGACGGCCTCGCGCGTAGGTTCTGAGAGTGACAGTGCACGAAGAACCtcagcgaagaaggggatTTGTGACTTTGCTCGAGCGGTAGATCTATGCATTGCTTACCGGGGTGGACGGCCTGCTGTATCTGCACAGAGTGGGAGGTTGTGTGGGTtccaccttttctctgtttcgtgtCTGGTGCCTACGCAGGTCGTCGCACACAACGGCGTCTGGGCTGGCGTAGCTGTGAGCACTCTTGTCGGGCACTACTCGTTGCGTCGCTATGACTACAAAACAAAGCTCATTTTGCTTCCCTTCATTGCCTACGGAGGCTCCTGGCTTGGTCGATTCCTCGCGAACGGCTTGACTGGACGCTGGTCCGAGTGGGGTCGGGACCGCGCTTTGGGAGAGTTGCCGCCGAAAGCCTACTTTGAAAAGTAGATGCGTGTGCAGGGAATTGGTGGAGAGGACTGGCTGGAAGATTGCTCTGAGGAGAGGCGGGGGTGACCCTTTTTCTAAATGCGTTTAGAGACGGCGAAAAATATGTTTAGAAACGACGCGAGCCGCGGAAGTAAACGAGACTGCAACACACAAAACTGCCGGAACCCGACCAGGGAACAAACACATGTTACGTTTTAGGGAACCAAGCGGAACAggctctttctgcttttcacgCGGAACAGAGCTATTGAAAGCGTTGCTGTGTAGGTCGGGGTGGTAGGGCGGTGCGCGGCGTAGCGTGAAAACACGAGGTGTACACCACTGAAGTGCCCAGGTGAGAAGGAACTTGAtattttctctctcgggcGCAAACGGATCTGTTTCATCGGGGAGTTTCGGTTTTTTTGGAAAACGAATTGTGGATTATGTGACCGGTTGTACCCGTGAAAACACACATGCTGAAGCGCGAAACACTTTGTTCGTACAAAGAGTTAAAAAGGACGCTTCAACTGCGAGTGGAAGCGACCATGCTAGATGAGGGCTGGAGAAGTTGACCAGGTGCGTGTGGGTCGCAGAAGGTAGACATGGCGGAGCAGGCGAAGTCGAATGCGCAACAGCGAGCAGGGCGCGACCAATGAGACCATAAGCTTGTCATAGATTTTGAGCAGTGTTTTTTTGCGAACAGAATCACTTTCCATACACCGGTTCTTCCCGGaaatcgcttccttctcgaaAACAAACTCTTCACGTGACACCTAGATGCTTGAAAACAACGAATATACGTATGAGTCACATAATCCATTTTTGGTCACGCCACCGCCTCCGCTTTGGCTTCCCACGTACTGCGGATATAACAACGTACTTTCCTTTGTGAAGATTTACTTTTTGATGGTGGGTGTCCTTTTAAGCGCGCTCGCATCACAAATGTCCCAAACTGCCTTTCGGACAGAGTCGGCGCCGATGAAATTGCTGCAGCTAGGGCGCATGTTGTGATCTGCGACAGTACTCTGCGTCTGCTTATGGGGGGGAAAACTGGGAGATTAGATGCAGGCGAGAGAGTAAATAGAGGCGTCATGCAAGACACACGGACGTGCTGAGTTCAGTACTTGAGTTGATGTGTCGCCGCAGTGCCGTTAAAGTGAGTGGTGGCGCCTAACGGAagccgaagagaaaaaacataAGCACGAGGCACGTGAACTCGAATAGTTGCAACACTGGTGTTTCCGAAGAACGTGGAAGATCTGTACGAGACGCGGCCGTATACGTTTTCTCCttgggttcgtgaacgcgAGGAGACCCAGATTAGCCCCAAGGTGCGGGACTTGCACCGGGCACACTTCGCAAGGTTCGCTGTTCCCCTGCCTTGCTCTGAAGATCTCTTATCCATCAGCTTATTGGTCGCGGAAACTACTCTGAAAACTGTTCAACACAGCTGGGTACACCTTCTCCAGTATCTCGTCACAAGACACGATCTGGGCGCCCGCCTGCCCGGATCGATTTTTCCCTCGTTGTGGTGTGCGCACTCCGTCTGGGCACACAGCAGCAGTATCGATCTGCATTCACGGGAGTGGACCGGAAGAGAGGTGCCAAATCTCCGGGTTCTCCTTCAGCACAAATGCATGCCGCTCAAACAACTTCTGTATCTCGCTGAATGGAGCTGGCTACTTTTTCTGTTGTCGCTTCGATCGGCGCAGGTGTCAACTTGTAGTTCCGAGTATGACAGTTTTACGCAGCTAGTTTCTATGTGGAAAGATATCGAGCTGCTGGAAGTTGTGGTGCCTACACTCAAGCGCACAGTTCTTTTCAGCACGTcaccttttcttttttcgctttttcgaaACTGGAGACAAGCGTGTTGTTGCCGCCGCTGTAGATCGTTTTTGCCCTGACGGAAGCTGGCTCGTTGGACGGCGACACCCCGCGGTTCCGTGGGCCGGTTTCCATCGGgcgcttcctcctttcttcacCAACTAAGCGCTGGCACAAGTTTTTTCGTACATTTCCCGGAAGGTCCGCATTTGTGCATGTTGCGCCACTTCGGTGGCGGGTTCATGCCTTGGCGTCACCTAGACATCAGCTCGCTTCACTGGGTGGACAGCGCCAGGTTCGGCAGTCATTGTAAGCGTTACAACCAGGAGTCAGCGACAGAGCGTCTGCGCGAAGGAGATGCATGGAACCCATCAACCGTGCTTGCCGTGAACCCCTCCGTTTCAACAATGAGTAACGGGGCCGTGGCCGACTCTGCTGGTGATTCGGGGCAGCAGACACCGGAGGAAACCAGAGGCTCCAGAGACACTTTCGTTTTTGGGCCGTTCAAAGAATGGTTGAAACACCACTGCAGTCTCTCAAAAAAGGACCATGCCCTAACTGCCGAGGATCTGAAGGTTATGGAAGGCACGTACTGGCTGGCTCGCATTGTAAGTCCGAAAACGGTATTTCAGGTCTACTCTGTGGCGCGTGTTCTTTGGGCCATTTTCCTGCACGTGTCACCTTTCCGGGACGGTGACCACATGTCGTCATCCTTTGAGGAAGGATGCTTGTTGACTTAAATGGGGATGGTGCGCTGCTGGTCCCCTGGCAGGCAGCAGATTTTGATTAAATCCCTTTCAAGTAGTGCCTGCTAGCAAGCTCTCCCTTCCGTGGCATGTTCTGCTGCACATCGCGTTCATATAGAACTACCACCTAGGCTAACTCAAGTCACTGTCTGGTTTGATGAGCGCCTACGTGCATGTTTGTTGGTGAGCATGATAATTTACCTATGGCACTTTCGTTCTCTACAGGTTTTCTTCCGCACTTTGGGATTCGTGTACTTCACGGCTTTCCTTATCGCCCACATGCAGGTGAGACTCTACGAAGTGCAGAAGGGTAGAGAATGGGTACGAGACGTTCGCCGCTGCCCTCAACATAATGACGGGGAAAAATAGCATTTGCGCGCCAGCAAGAGGCATTAGAGACCCGGTGTGGGCGGAAGCCCACCCCGTTGCCGCTCTTTGTCTGAGCACGCCGCAGGGTTAAATTCATGCTTTAACGCAAGCGTTCTTTGCCTAGATGTTTGTCGTGGCCGGTACAGTTGTAGGGGAAAGTACCCTCATGGAAACATAGCCTAGCGTAAGAGCACATTGTTTATGCAGATAGTCCACGCTCAATCTAGACTTCGTTGTTAAACTGCCCAATCTGAACGGTCGCCTTCAGCACGATTTTCCAGACGTTCCTTCTAAGCCGGAAAAATGCTGCGGCCTCGACTGCCATCTTCCAGTCGGCGATATCTGTGAGGTGGGCTTCCGCCGTCGAGTTCTTCCTTAGTGATGTTCTCATTTCCGATTTCTACTCTCACATTCGTATCATATTCTTATTTATACCTTCTTATTCTCGCATTCTTTTGGCTTTTCAGGGACCGGGCCTCTTCGGACAGGATGGTTTGCTCCGCCTCGAGGATACGCCTCCGTGCAAGAGCAGTGGCCAAGACAGCCGAGAGTTGTGGACACGCTTCGCTGCTGAgccgtctctcttccacttcttcagCTGCACGGACGCATCCCTCCTGTTCATCACGTCCAGCGGTCTGGTTCTTTCAGCCGTGCTCATCCTCACTGGAGGCGTCACTGTGCCAGTGCTCTTGTGGCTGTGGCTGTCGTACATGACGATTCAGGCAGCCGGTCAGAGGTTCTACACTTTCACCTGGGACACTCTGCTGCTGGAGGTCGGCTTCTGGGCGATGCCTTTGACGCTGGTCTGCTTCTTGCGCCCTTTCTTGCCACTGACGAGCGCTCCTTCACCCTCTAATACGACGCCGGATGGTCCTGGCGCACGGCCCTCGACCCTGAAATCTGCGACG contains the following coding sequences:
- a CDS encoding integral membrane protein, DUF56 family protein, putative (encoded by transcript TGME49_315930) produces the protein MGKLVVPSDISLLEEKQTVGRRRLSVLERLGLMTMPPMIHWNYTKNDKHDMRQVLQRQYDLSCSDPATDIVVRRQESIRKRVVAHNGVWAGVAVSTLVGHYSLRRYDYKTKLILLPFIAYGGSWLGRFLANGLTGRWSEWGRDRALGELPPKAYFEK